The Halosimplex litoreum genome has a window encoding:
- a CDS encoding translation initiation factor eIF-1A, whose amino-acid sequence MPSNDELFAVVTQHNGGNHVRVQCEDGVDRMGRIPGRMKYRTWISEGDVVLVEPWDWQDEKANIEWRYSEQDAEQLRDEGHID is encoded by the coding sequence ATGCCCTCGAACGACGAACTGTTCGCGGTGGTCACACAGCACAACGGCGGGAACCACGTGCGCGTCCAGTGTGAGGACGGCGTCGACCGCATGGGCCGGATCCCCGGCCGCATGAAGTACCGGACCTGGATCAGCGAGGGCGACGTCGTCCTCGTCGAACCGTGGGACTGGCAGGACGAGAAGGCCAACATCGAGTGGCGCTACTCCGAACAGGACGCCGAGCAGCTCCGCGACGAAGGCCACATCGACTGA
- a CDS encoding NAD(P)/FAD-dependent oxidoreductase: MSADADVVVAGGGPAGLQFAREIGARSEYDVTVLEANDALSDNDKSTGGTFRQVIDRYGIPDDVVMAENENVVFEAPGASSTLDIPGHVLDFPAFVEYLGEDAESRGAEVRTGARVQAPIREGGRVVGVEYTAGGEHRELRADLVVDATGPRAVLAKQLGMFDPESAQHGVGKEYEVEGRYDLDSMLFRFDHDDAPGGYAWTFPAGENAFKAGICWIDDFYETHAPADDGTIDDYVEDWLAADPRWEVESIRAAHAGDAVSNNSINQRATDGLVAVGDAVSSINPLFGEGIRPGMESAEMAATVALAALDRGDTSRERLAVYENRWNDEKGLDWRIQRIVCELLYDFTAGQQRRFVASAGRLSDAQVDRLQRYELTLQDYLELYPFDASDLSKVRALVRHV; encoded by the coding sequence ATGTCGGCAGACGCTGACGTGGTGGTCGCCGGAGGCGGGCCGGCCGGCCTCCAGTTCGCCCGCGAGATCGGCGCCCGCTCGGAGTACGATGTCACCGTCTTGGAAGCCAACGACGCCCTCTCGGACAACGACAAGTCCACCGGTGGCACCTTCCGACAAGTTATCGACCGTTACGGGATCCCAGACGACGTGGTCATGGCCGAGAACGAGAACGTCGTCTTCGAGGCGCCCGGTGCGAGTTCGACGCTCGATATCCCGGGGCACGTGCTCGACTTCCCCGCGTTCGTCGAGTACCTCGGCGAGGACGCCGAGTCCCGCGGCGCCGAGGTTCGGACCGGCGCACGCGTCCAGGCGCCCATCCGCGAGGGCGGGCGCGTCGTCGGCGTCGAGTACACGGCCGGTGGGGAGCACCGCGAACTCCGCGCTGATCTCGTCGTCGACGCGACCGGCCCGCGGGCCGTGCTCGCGAAGCAACTCGGGATGTTCGATCCCGAGTCGGCCCAGCACGGCGTCGGCAAGGAGTACGAGGTCGAGGGCCGCTACGACCTCGATTCGATGCTGTTCCGGTTCGACCACGATGACGCGCCGGGCGGGTACGCCTGGACGTTCCCCGCCGGCGAGAACGCGTTCAAGGCCGGGATCTGCTGGATCGACGACTTCTACGAGACGCACGCCCCGGCGGACGACGGCACCATCGACGACTACGTCGAGGACTGGCTCGCCGCCGACCCGCGCTGGGAGGTCGAATCGATCAGAGCCGCTCACGCCGGCGACGCCGTCTCGAACAACTCCATCAACCAGCGCGCGACCGACGGCCTGGTCGCCGTCGGCGACGCCGTCTCGAGCATCAATCCCCTCTTCGGCGAAGGGATTCGCCCGGGGATGGAGTCGGCGGAGATGGCCGCGACCGTCGCGCTCGCCGCGCTCGACCGCGGGGACACCTCCCGCGAACGGCTCGCAGTCTACGAGAACCGCTGGAACGACGAGAAGGGGCTCGACTGGCGGATACAGCGGATCGTCTGCGAGTTGCTCTACGACTTCACGGCCGGCCAGCAGCGGCGGTTCGTCGCCAGTGCCGGCCGCCTCTCGGACGCGCAGGTCGACCGGCTCCAGCGCTACGAGCTGACGCTCCAGGACTACCTCGAGTTGTACCCCTTCGACGCGAGTGACCTCTCGAAGGTGCGGGCGCTCGTCCGACACGTCTGA
- a CDS encoding phytoene/squalene synthase family protein: MSRNQTEQMFQDDLDYCYDAVQDVSRTFALTVAELDEPMSRDICVGYLLCRIADTVEDAGHIPPAEQRTLLDLYNRVLDPEDDAVIAEFRAAIDEWIPESPNDDWEVVAQSPRVFRAFDGLDDDSQSAIRPPVRELVSGMAMFVERYAEQGGLRLQTFGELEEYCWYAAGTVGTLVTGLLSRNVDDSVSETLQNNARSFAMLLQLVNVSKDVATDFEEENNVYIPQELLDDQQLDTEDIRDGDNGEEFVPVIRRVVDRAEGYLDGAQTWLEAMPEIRGNTLSAWAIPFLLAVGTLRELEERPEDVIEEGDVKVSRSEVTTLFAMFSGEDDPSVAELRSKIRQQPLDEY; this comes from the coding sequence ATGTCACGGAACCAGACCGAGCAGATGTTTCAGGACGACCTCGACTACTGTTACGACGCCGTCCAGGACGTATCGCGCACGTTCGCGCTGACGGTCGCGGAGCTCGACGAGCCGATGTCGCGCGACATCTGTGTCGGCTACCTCCTCTGTCGGATAGCGGACACCGTCGAGGACGCCGGGCACATCCCGCCGGCCGAGCAGCGGACCCTGCTGGACCTGTACAACCGGGTGCTCGACCCCGAGGACGACGCGGTGATCGCCGAGTTCCGGGCCGCCATCGACGAGTGGATCCCCGAGAGCCCGAACGACGACTGGGAGGTCGTCGCCCAGTCGCCGCGCGTGTTCCGCGCGTTCGACGGGCTCGACGACGACTCTCAGTCCGCGATCCGGCCGCCGGTCCGCGAGCTCGTCAGCGGGATGGCGATGTTCGTCGAGCGCTACGCCGAACAGGGTGGGCTCCGCCTCCAGACCTTCGGCGAACTCGAGGAGTACTGCTGGTACGCCGCCGGCACCGTCGGGACGCTCGTGACTGGGCTGCTCTCGCGCAACGTCGACGACTCCGTCAGCGAGACGCTCCAGAACAACGCCCGCTCGTTCGCCATGCTCCTCCAGCTGGTCAACGTCTCCAAGGACGTGGCCACCGACTTCGAGGAGGAGAACAACGTCTACATCCCCCAGGAGCTGCTCGACGACCAGCAACTGGACACCGAGGACATCCGCGACGGTGACAACGGCGAGGAGTTCGTCCCCGTCATCCGCCGGGTCGTCGACCGCGCCGAAGGCTACCTCGACGGCGCCCAGACCTGGCTCGAAGCCATGCCGGAGATCCGCGGCAACACCCTCTCGGCGTGGGCGATCCCCTTCCTGTTGGCCGTCGGCACGCTGCGCGAACTCGAGGAGCGCCCCGAGGACGTGATCGAGGAGGGGGACGTGAAGGTCTCCCGCTCGGAGGTGACGACGCTGTTCGCCATGTTCTCCGGCGAGGACGACCCCTCCGTCGCCGAACTGCGCTCGAAGATACGCCAGCAGCCGCTCGACGAGTACTGA